In one Zymobacter palmae genomic region, the following are encoded:
- a CDS encoding BON domain-containing protein, whose protein sequence is MKKGFLPAAALCALLGLSGCVTTGSPNTLGPARSTDTVNADNAIADTIKMRLNDAQGFSTSHVNVDVFNGYIVLSGQVPLQGMINRADEIAHSAGGVRGVYNGLTVGDNTPTWRRISDSMITARVNRGIDNSTLSSLSRVHVVTENGIVFLMGAIQRYEADGLARIAAQVDGVSGVVKAFEYVD, encoded by the coding sequence ATGAAGAAAGGATTTCTGCCCGCGGCAGCGCTGTGCGCACTGCTTGGCCTATCAGGCTGCGTCACTACCGGCTCACCCAACACACTGGGGCCAGCACGCAGCACCGATACCGTCAACGCCGACAACGCGATTGCTGACACCATCAAGATGCGTCTAAACGACGCGCAGGGCTTCTCGACTAGCCACGTCAACGTCGATGTCTTTAATGGCTATATCGTGCTGTCTGGACAGGTACCGCTTCAAGGCATGATCAACCGCGCAGACGAAATTGCCCACAGCGCAGGCGGCGTACGCGGCGTCTACAATGGACTGACGGTCGGCGACAACACTCCGACATGGCGGCGCATTTCCGACAGTATGATCACTGCTCGCGTGAATCGCGGTATCGATAACTCCACACTGTCATCACTGTCACGTGTTCACGTCGTCACCGAAAACGGGATCGTCTTTCTCATGGGTGCCATCCAGCGCTACGAAGCCGACGGCCTCGCCCGCATCGCAGCACAGGTTGATGGCGTCAGCGGTGTAGTAAAAGCATTCGAATACGTCGATTGA
- a CDS encoding phosphoheptose isomerase produces the protein MDFQNRILDQFNASIDTKTYASEVLPTFIEIASHMMVQCLINDGKVLACGNGGSAALCQLFAASMINSEERERPGLPGLALTTDNPVMSSIANSASYSDIFSRQVRALGQPGDILMVLSTTGNSANVIQAIQAAHDREMSVVALSGRDGGDMSSLLGQEDCEIRVPATSSARIHETHLLVIHSLVDLIDQQLFGLEE, from the coding sequence ATGGATTTTCAGAACCGCATCCTCGACCAGTTCAACGCCAGCATCGACACCAAGACCTATGCGAGCGAAGTTCTGCCCACGTTCATCGAGATTGCCAGCCATATGATGGTCCAATGTCTGATCAACGACGGCAAGGTACTGGCCTGCGGCAACGGCGGCAGCGCCGCGCTATGCCAACTTTTTGCCGCATCAATGATCAATAGTGAAGAGCGCGAGCGCCCCGGACTTCCGGGACTAGCACTGACCACCGACAACCCGGTCATGAGCTCGATAGCCAACAGCGCCAGTTATAGCGACATCTTCTCGCGTCAAGTACGCGCCCTAGGTCAGCCCGGCGACATCCTGATGGTCCTGTCAACGACAGGCAATTCAGCCAACGTCATCCAGGCCATCCAAGCCGCACACGACCGTGAAATGTCCGTCGTTGCGCTTAGTGGGCGCGACGGTGGCGATATGTCCTCACTGCTAGGACAGGAAGACTGTGAGATTCGCGTGCCAGCCACATCGTCGGCTCGCATTCACGAAACTCACCTGTTGGTCATCCACAGTTTGGTCGATCTAATTGATCAACAGCTCTTTGGCTTGGAAGAATGA
- a CDS encoding YraN family protein — translation MTPPPLPAPRGRALGQRMETLACRYLERHGLQLRTRNHHARYGELDLVMTDRDTCVFVEVRYRQHSQHGSPFDSVTPRKQQRLILAAQHYLMQHALDMPCRFDIIGLSGTVQAPDITWMRHAFDAC, via the coding sequence GTGACTCCGCCTCCGCTGCCCGCACCGCGCGGACGCGCACTTGGGCAGCGGATGGAAACACTGGCATGCCGCTACCTCGAACGTCACGGTCTGCAACTGCGCACTCGCAACCATCACGCTCGCTACGGCGAGCTTGATCTGGTCATGACCGATCGTGACACTTGCGTATTCGTCGAAGTACGCTATCGCCAGCACAGCCAGCATGGCTCACCTTTCGACAGCGTCACCCCTCGCAAGCAGCAGCGACTCATTCTAGCGGCACAGCACTATCTGATGCAGCATGCACTGGATATGCCTTGCCGCTTCGATATCATCGGCCTCAGCGGCACCGTTCAGGCCCCCGACATCACCTGGATGCGCCACGCCTTCGACGCCTGCTGA
- the ftsL gene encoding cell division protein FtsL, producing the protein MVKTQTQEQSPLHRLHRFTARLFFGASLVSIFVMFCAVLVTAFVITTTTHQTRDQYRRLQRLEREQDELQANWTRLRLEEGTHSSPSRIEVEARNRLMMHVPQTRELEVLAP; encoded by the coding sequence GTGGTCAAAACTCAGACGCAGGAACAGTCTCCACTGCATCGTCTTCATCGTTTTACGGCGCGTTTGTTCTTTGGGGCATCGCTTGTCAGCATATTTGTGATGTTCTGCGCCGTGCTTGTGACTGCTTTCGTGATTACCACGACGACCCATCAGACCCGAGACCAGTACCGACGCCTGCAGCGCCTTGAGCGTGAGCAGGATGAACTGCAGGCTAACTGGACTCGCCTGCGTCTCGAAGAAGGGACGCACTCTTCTCCTTCCCGTATCGAAGTGGAGGCGCGTAATCGTCTCATGATGCATGTGCCTCAGACGCGTGAGCTTGAGGTGCTGGCCCCATGA
- a CDS encoding ClpXP protease specificity-enhancing factor, with protein MLSSRPYIARALYEWLLDNDNTPYVVVDAMQEDVVVPRQFVQNGQIVLNIAPSAVRDLDISNEMITFNASFSGEPMQVWVPIMALVAVYSKENGAGMVFGHEPVIPAPTEDELDEDAPKLESVPKASDEPKQAPVLSSSEHDDDTPPPSGGGRPPKGRPALRVVK; from the coding sequence ATGCTTTCTAGTCGCCCCTATATTGCCCGAGCGCTGTATGAATGGCTGCTTGATAACGACAACACGCCATACGTCGTCGTTGATGCCATGCAGGAGGACGTGGTTGTGCCGCGTCAGTTCGTGCAGAACGGACAGATCGTGCTTAATATCGCGCCGTCAGCGGTGCGCGATCTGGATATCAGCAATGAAATGATCACTTTCAACGCCAGTTTTAGCGGCGAGCCCATGCAAGTATGGGTGCCGATCATGGCGCTGGTTGCGGTGTACTCCAAGGAAAACGGGGCCGGGATGGTCTTTGGGCACGAGCCGGTTATTCCTGCGCCCACAGAAGACGAGCTGGATGAAGATGCGCCTAAGCTTGAAAGCGTGCCGAAGGCTTCCGACGAGCCGAAGCAGGCGCCTGTCTTGTCGTCTTCTGAGCATGATGATGACACGCCGCCGCCGAGTGGCGGTGGGCGTCCGCCGAAAGGTCGGCCTGCACTGCGCGTAGTTAAGTAG
- the rsmH gene encoding 16S rRNA (cytosine(1402)-N(4))-methyltransferase RsmH — protein MAQSSPSTPHISVLLEGAVDALVHDPSGNYLDGTFGRGGHSRAILKNLAPEGRLIGIDRDPAALKAGQAIDDARFTLVRSSFSELDDVAQQQGVFGQLSGVLLDIGVSSPQLDDASRGFSFLRDGPLDMRMDPEHGVSAAQWIADAEEHEMARVFKEYGEERYARRLAKAIVQRRKERPFLRTVDLAEVVKAAHPAWEKHKHPATRVFQAIRIHINDELGQLDAALDAALEALAPGGVLVVISFHSLEDRRVKRFIRDKARGDIDIPKGLPLREDQLNRRLAPVGKAQRPSKEEVDANPRARSAVMRVARKLA, from the coding sequence ATGGCGCAGTCGTCTCCTTCAACGCCTCATATCAGCGTGCTTCTGGAGGGGGCAGTCGATGCACTGGTACATGACCCTTCCGGCAACTATCTTGATGGCACCTTCGGGCGCGGCGGTCACAGTCGTGCCATACTGAAGAATCTTGCACCTGAAGGGCGCCTGATCGGCATTGATCGTGATCCCGCAGCATTGAAGGCTGGGCAGGCCATCGACGATGCGCGCTTTACGCTCGTACGTTCCTCGTTTTCCGAGCTGGATGACGTGGCGCAGCAGCAAGGCGTGTTCGGTCAGCTGTCGGGCGTTCTGCTCGACATCGGCGTATCTTCGCCGCAGCTTGATGATGCCTCTCGCGGTTTCAGCTTCCTGCGTGACGGTCCTCTGGACATGCGCATGGACCCCGAACATGGTGTGAGCGCTGCGCAGTGGATCGCTGACGCTGAGGAACACGAGATGGCGCGCGTGTTCAAAGAATACGGTGAGGAGCGTTATGCCCGTCGGCTGGCGAAGGCGATCGTTCAGCGTCGCAAGGAACGGCCGTTCCTGCGTACCGTGGATCTGGCTGAAGTTGTCAAGGCTGCTCATCCCGCGTGGGAAAAACACAAACACCCGGCAACGCGCGTCTTCCAGGCCATCCGCATTCATATCAATGATGAATTGGGCCAGTTAGATGCGGCACTTGATGCCGCGCTGGAAGCGCTGGCTCCGGGTGGTGTACTGGTCGTTATTAGCTTCCACTCGTTGGAAGATCGGCGGGTCAAGCGCTTCATTCGTGACAAGGCGCGCGGTGATATTGATATCCCGAAAGGATTACCGCTGCGCGAAGATCAGCTCAATCGGCGGCTGGCGCCTGTTGGCAAGGCACAGCGGCCATCCAAGGAAGAGGTCGACGCCAACCCTAGGGCACGGAGTGCCGTGATGCGGGTGGCGCGCAAATTGGCATAA
- the rpsI gene encoding 30S ribosomal protein S9, with protein sequence MMAQQYYGTGRRKTSTARVFLKAGTGKIVVNQRELDTYFGRPTARLVVRQPLELTQTSEQFDLYITVAGGGASSQAGAIRHGIARALMDYNEDLRPSLRAAGFVTRDARKVERKKVGLRKARRRPQFSKR encoded by the coding sequence ATCATGGCACAGCAGTACTACGGAACGGGTCGCCGTAAGACCTCTACCGCACGCGTGTTCCTGAAAGCGGGCACTGGCAAGATCGTTGTCAACCAGCGTGAACTCGACACCTACTTCGGTCGTCCGACCGCTCGTCTGGTGGTTCGTCAGCCGCTGGAACTGACTCAGACTTCTGAGCAGTTCGATCTGTACATCACCGTCGCTGGTGGTGGTGCTTCTTCTCAGGCTGGTGCTATCCGTCACGGTATCGCACGCGCGCTGATGGACTACAACGAAGACCTGCGTCCTTCTCTGCGCGCAGCTGGCTTCGTTACCCGCGATGCTCGTAAGGTCGAACGTAAGAAGGTCGGTCTGCGCAAAGCACGTCGTCGTCCGCAGTTCTCCAAACGTTAA
- a CDS encoding peptidoglycan D,D-transpeptidase FtsI family protein: MTQRRYSSFSSRQSSSSKRNPLGPSASWRMVLVRMILILGLCALIGRIVWLQVLDHDFLQGQGDARTVRTEIISANRGVIMDREGEPLAVSTPVITLIGNPREMSMERQDLVALAKALEEPSIEAFVNRMVDQHNRNRSFVYLARRITADKAQQVQALKLPGIESRNEYKRYYPAGEVTSQLVGITDINDEGSEGMERAYNELLRGVPGERKVLKDRRGNWVRDMPLFFKEASPGRNIQLSISLRLQYLAYRELLNTVQAHNADAGSILIMNARTGEVLAEASVPSYNPNNISGGVERNRPITDAMEPGSVMKPLAMATILESGKFSPDMTLDTSPGYMRLDNFTIRDVRNFGKLTLTGVITKSSNIGMTQLALALPNDVLWQAYRRMRLNQAPGTAFPGESAGSLPIPAVWSKSTRATLAYGYGLAVSQLQLASAYTTIANDGRYLKPSLLKLPEAPQGEQLIQPQTAHQVLAMMETVVGPYGGAGGAAIEGYRVAGKSGTPRKLSAQGKYEANSHRANFVGIVPATNPRLIMVITIDDSKQGGYYGGAVAAPLFARVAGPALRMLDVPPDDKRDDGENSRHADDAVKVTGIRQPGAAEAAARSTPND, translated from the coding sequence ATGACTCAGCGCCGCTATTCCTCCTTTTCCTCTCGTCAGTCCTCTTCTTCCAAGCGTAATCCGCTTGGCCCGAGCGCCAGCTGGCGCATGGTGCTGGTGCGCATGATCCTGATTTTGGGACTGTGTGCGCTGATCGGGCGTATCGTCTGGTTGCAGGTGCTTGATCACGACTTCCTGCAGGGACAAGGGGATGCGCGTACCGTGCGCACCGAGATTATCAGCGCCAACCGCGGGGTCATTATGGACCGCGAGGGCGAGCCGCTGGCTGTTTCCACTCCTGTCATCACGCTGATCGGTAACCCTCGTGAAATGTCGATGGAGCGCCAAGACTTGGTCGCACTGGCCAAAGCGCTTGAAGAGCCGTCAATCGAGGCCTTCGTCAACCGGATGGTGGATCAGCACAACCGCAATCGCTCGTTTGTCTATCTGGCGCGTCGCATCACGGCCGATAAGGCTCAGCAGGTACAGGCGCTGAAATTGCCGGGCATCGAATCGCGCAATGAATACAAACGCTACTACCCGGCCGGGGAAGTGACGTCGCAGCTGGTGGGCATCACCGATATTAATGATGAAGGCAGCGAAGGCATGGAGCGTGCCTACAACGAACTGCTGCGCGGTGTGCCCGGCGAGCGCAAGGTACTCAAGGATCGTCGCGGCAACTGGGTGCGCGATATGCCGCTGTTCTTCAAAGAAGCCAGTCCGGGGCGCAATATCCAGCTGTCGATCAGTCTGCGTTTGCAGTATTTGGCGTACCGTGAATTGCTGAACACGGTGCAGGCTCACAATGCCGATGCCGGTTCCATCCTGATTATGAATGCGCGCACGGGTGAGGTGCTGGCCGAGGCCAGCGTGCCGTCCTATAACCCCAATAACATCAGTGGTGGGGTCGAGCGTAACCGCCCGATCACCGATGCGATGGAACCGGGGTCGGTCATGAAGCCCTTGGCGATGGCGACCATTCTGGAGTCGGGCAAGTTCTCTCCAGACATGACGCTCGATACTTCGCCGGGTTACATGCGTCTGGACAACTTCACCATCCGTGATGTGCGCAACTTCGGCAAGCTGACCCTGACTGGGGTCATTACTAAGTCTTCCAACATTGGGATGACTCAACTGGCGCTGGCGTTGCCTAACGATGTGCTGTGGCAGGCCTATCGTCGCATGCGCCTCAATCAGGCGCCCGGCACGGCATTCCCGGGTGAAAGCGCCGGTTCGCTGCCGATTCCTGCTGTGTGGTCGAAATCCACTCGCGCCACGTTGGCTTATGGGTACGGTTTAGCCGTTTCTCAGCTGCAACTGGCCAGTGCCTACACGACGATCGCCAACGACGGCCGCTATCTGAAACCCTCGCTGCTGAAGCTGCCCGAAGCACCGCAGGGCGAGCAGTTGATCCAGCCGCAGACGGCCCACCAAGTGCTGGCGATGATGGAAACCGTCGTCGGGCCATATGGCGGTGCCGGTGGCGCTGCCATCGAAGGCTACCGTGTTGCCGGTAAAAGCGGTACACCACGCAAGCTCAGTGCACAGGGCAAGTATGAGGCCAACTCCCACCGTGCCAATTTTGTTGGCATCGTGCCGGCCACTAACCCGCGCCTGATTATGGTCATCACCATCGACGACTCCAAGCAGGGGGGCTACTACGGTGGGGCCGTGGCCGCGCCGTTGTTTGCCCGTGTGGCTGGGCCTGCACTGCGTATGCTGGATGTGCCGCCTGACGACAAGCGCGATGACGGTGAAAACAGCCGCCATGCCGATGATGCCGTCAAGGTGACCGGTATCCGTCAACCGGGTGCCGCCGAGGCCGCTGCGCGTTCGACCCCTAATGACTGA
- a CDS encoding penicillin-binding protein activator, whose translation MRDAFQRLAGLALTATLLGGCASAPSFFGGFGSNSPERLLTDAQSQPLPQATATRLKAATLLSQQGEQSLALSILSSLDDRLLSPQDRIQWALLTARLGLEQHNSGATFKAVALLENSNLSLASEDRRQLTIYRAQAFGEQGDHLKAASMLLDAQRRANGDAGYNDAIWLQLQLLSSPQLSLLPGKDDLSVGWQELSALARSTNQQDALQAAVHDWQQRHAQHPAAIQLPAALAQLAGLAAVVTPPASTDTPSSNAQAPTGTPTRIAVFLPQSGSLAPLAKAIKAGIDTQRSALLSAGQPAPDVDYYDTTTATIDDLYAQAKAKGAQVVIGPLDKDAVTALESRSDVTLPTLALNYGSSAQNATQSLYEYGLSAEDEARQAAQSAGDAGLSQASLLTPDNDWGHRVEDAFRQQWQYQNHQIMTAVRYAPTAPVSGSVKTLASAGRPQMVFMFAMPEYARQVPPFLKYLHMDNLPIYATSHVYTGRANASQDSDLNGVLFPNIPWYLPELYSDSNPMPYKDSYQRLNADGKASITLLKLNAMGVDAYELAQRLARFNDSPDTKLEGATGTLQLDANHRFQRQLPWARFQQGRPTPAQPTSQS comes from the coding sequence ATGCGTGACGCATTCCAACGATTGGCCGGCCTCGCATTGACGGCCACCTTGCTCGGAGGGTGTGCCTCAGCGCCTTCTTTCTTTGGCGGCTTCGGCAGCAATTCTCCCGAGCGGCTACTGACCGACGCACAGAGCCAACCGCTGCCACAAGCGACTGCGACACGTCTTAAGGCGGCGACCCTGCTTTCCCAGCAAGGCGAACAGAGCCTAGCCCTGTCGATCCTCAGCAGCCTAGATGACCGTCTGCTTTCCCCTCAAGATCGCATTCAATGGGCACTGCTTACCGCCAGACTGGGGCTTGAACAGCATAACAGCGGCGCCACCTTCAAGGCCGTTGCCCTGCTTGAGAACTCCAACCTGTCGCTTGCTAGCGAAGATCGTCGCCAGTTGACCATCTATCGCGCCCAAGCCTTCGGCGAACAGGGCGACCACCTCAAGGCCGCCTCTATGTTGCTGGACGCCCAGCGCCGCGCCAACGGCGATGCGGGCTACAACGACGCCATATGGCTGCAGTTGCAGCTGTTGAGCAGCCCCCAACTGTCACTACTGCCCGGCAAGGACGATCTAAGCGTCGGCTGGCAGGAACTGTCCGCACTTGCGCGCAGCACGAATCAGCAGGATGCGCTACAGGCCGCCGTCCACGATTGGCAACAACGTCACGCCCAACACCCCGCCGCCATACAGCTGCCTGCCGCACTGGCACAACTGGCCGGCCTTGCCGCTGTCGTCACGCCACCCGCGAGCACAGATACGCCATCAAGCAATGCTCAGGCACCGACAGGCACACCTACGCGCATTGCTGTATTCCTACCTCAGAGCGGCTCGCTCGCCCCCTTGGCCAAAGCAATCAAGGCCGGTATCGACACGCAACGCAGTGCACTTCTGAGCGCCGGGCAGCCCGCACCGGACGTCGATTACTACGATACGACAACGGCAACGATCGACGATCTGTATGCCCAGGCCAAGGCCAAAGGGGCACAGGTCGTGATTGGGCCGCTCGACAAAGATGCCGTCACCGCCCTCGAATCACGCAGCGATGTCACACTGCCAACGCTGGCGCTCAACTACGGCAGCAGCGCCCAGAACGCCACGCAGTCGCTCTATGAGTACGGCCTGTCCGCCGAAGACGAAGCACGCCAAGCGGCACAGTCCGCAGGCGACGCAGGCCTCTCTCAGGCCAGCCTACTGACCCCCGACAATGACTGGGGACACCGTGTCGAAGATGCCTTCCGCCAACAGTGGCAATACCAGAATCACCAGATCATGACAGCGGTGCGCTACGCACCAACCGCACCGGTATCAGGCAGCGTGAAGACGCTCGCCTCGGCTGGCCGCCCGCAAATGGTATTCATGTTCGCCATGCCGGAATACGCTCGTCAGGTACCGCCATTCCTGAAATACCTGCATATGGACAACCTGCCGATCTACGCGACCTCTCACGTTTATACCGGCCGCGCCAATGCCTCTCAGGATAGCGATCTGAACGGCGTCCTGTTCCCGAACATCCCATGGTATCTGCCCGAGCTCTACAGCGATAGCAACCCCATGCCTTATAAGGACAGCTATCAGCGCCTCAATGCCGACGGCAAGGCCAGCATCACATTGCTGAAGCTCAATGCCATGGGGGTCGATGCCTACGAACTGGCACAGCGTCTGGCACGCTTCAACGATAGCCCCGACACGAAACTCGAAGGTGCAACCGGCACGCTTCAACTGGATGCCAATCACCGCTTCCAGCGCCAGCTGCCATGGGCACGCTTCCAGCAAGGCCGTCCGACACCGGCCCAGCCCACATCTCAGTCGTGA
- a CDS encoding glutathione S-transferase N-terminal domain-containing protein — translation MGVVAKRSSMTFYTGSNDHKSHRVRIVLAEKGVSVDILEVDDNNPPAELADHNPYNSVPTLVDRDLALYESKVMMEYLDERFPHPPLLPVYPVARAQSRLWMFRIEREWSSKLDILMTGNGTKKEIDQARKSLRESLIGISPIFEDLPYFMSEEFSLVDCCMAPILWRLPSVGIDLPEKQCRPLLGYMQRLFERESFQESLLDSERELRS, via the coding sequence ATGGGTGTCGTAGCCAAGCGTTCTTCCATGACGTTCTATACCGGCAGCAACGACCATAAAAGTCATCGTGTCAGGATCGTGCTGGCCGAGAAAGGCGTATCTGTCGATATTCTGGAAGTGGATGACAACAATCCGCCTGCAGAATTGGCTGACCATAATCCTTACAACAGCGTACCGACGCTGGTGGATCGTGATCTGGCGCTCTATGAGTCCAAGGTCATGATGGAGTATCTGGATGAGCGCTTCCCGCATCCGCCGCTGTTGCCGGTCTATCCCGTTGCGCGTGCCCAAAGCCGTCTGTGGATGTTCCGCATTGAGCGTGAATGGAGCAGCAAGCTGGATATCCTGATGACCGGTAACGGTACCAAGAAGGAAATTGATCAGGCTCGCAAATCTCTGCGTGAAAGCCTGATTGGCATCAGCCCGATTTTTGAAGATCTGCCTTATTTCATGAGCGAAGAGTTCTCGCTGGTGGATTGCTGCATGGCGCCTATCCTGTGGCGTCTGCCCAGTGTCGGTATCGATCTTCCCGAGAAGCAGTGCCGTCCTCTGCTAGGCTATATGCAGCGCCTGTTTGAGCGTGAGTCCTTCCAGGAATCATTGCTGGACAGCGAGCGCGAGCTGCGTTCCTAA
- the rsmI gene encoding 16S rRNA (cytidine(1402)-2'-O)-methyltransferase: MGILYVVATPIGNLDDISVRARQILCQVDLIAAEDTRHSARLMQHIGAKAPLISVHDHNESARIEMLCERLQNGQDVALISDAGTPLICDPGYHVVNALRSRGLGVVPVPGPCALITALSAAGLPTDRFRFEGFPSAKRAARQGLLKTLRAETATVVMYESPHRIRYLLEDIVDTLGERSLVLARELTKTFETFLSGTAAELLALMDEDADQTRGEFVVMIGGHVAADDAREEEGAFGSTELLEALLEEGVGVKQAAGVAARLLGGRKQQWYQQAQTLKEQR; this comes from the coding sequence ATGGGCATATTGTACGTGGTCGCTACGCCGATTGGTAATCTGGATGACATTTCGGTGCGCGCCCGCCAGATTCTATGCCAAGTCGATTTGATCGCAGCAGAAGACACGCGGCACAGTGCACGGTTAATGCAGCATATCGGGGCGAAGGCACCGCTAATCTCGGTGCACGATCATAACGAAAGTGCGCGTATTGAGATGCTGTGCGAACGCCTACAGAACGGACAGGATGTCGCATTGATTAGCGATGCGGGTACGCCGCTGATCTGCGATCCGGGCTATCACGTCGTCAATGCGCTGCGCAGTCGTGGACTGGGCGTTGTACCTGTTCCTGGTCCCTGCGCTTTGATTACGGCACTTTCCGCAGCGGGTTTACCTACTGATCGTTTCCGGTTCGAAGGGTTCCCCAGCGCGAAGCGCGCTGCTCGTCAGGGATTGCTCAAAACACTGCGTGCTGAAACGGCAACTGTAGTGATGTATGAATCGCCGCATCGTATCCGTTATCTACTGGAAGATATCGTTGATACGTTGGGCGAACGGTCGCTAGTACTGGCGCGCGAACTGACCAAGACGTTCGAAACCTTTCTGTCGGGTACGGCGGCAGAGCTGCTGGCGCTGATGGACGAGGACGCGGATCAGACGCGCGGAGAGTTCGTGGTGATGATCGGTGGCCATGTGGCGGCTGACGATGCCCGTGAAGAAGAAGGGGCGTTCGGCAGTACCGAACTGCTTGAAGCGCTGCTAGAAGAAGGCGTAGGAGTGAAGCAGGCGGCAGGGGTTGCCGCACGCCTGCTGGGGGGGCGCAAGCAGCAGTGGTATCAGCAGGCCCAGACGCTGAAAGAACAGCGCTGA
- the rplM gene encoding 50S ribosomal protein L13 yields the protein MKTFSATPQTVKRDWYVVDATDKTLGRLATELARRLRGKHKPEYTPHVDTGDYIVVINAEKVRVTGKKGGAKQYYRHTGYPGGLRSMSFDQLIDHAPERVLELAVKGMLPKGPLGRAMHKKLKVYAGENHPHTAQQPLELNI from the coding sequence ATGAAAACGTTCAGCGCTACCCCGCAGACCGTTAAGCGCGACTGGTACGTCGTCGACGCTACGGACAAGACGCTTGGCCGCCTGGCAACCGAACTGGCACGCCGTCTGCGTGGCAAGCACAAGCCCGAATACACTCCTCACGTTGATACTGGCGACTACATCGTTGTCATCAACGCTGAGAAAGTGCGCGTTACTGGTAAGAAAGGTGGCGCAAAACAGTACTACCGTCACACCGGTTACCCGGGTGGTCTGCGTTCCATGAGTTTCGATCAGTTGATCGACCACGCTCCTGAGCGTGTTCTCGAACTCGCAGTCAAAGGCATGCTGCCGAAAGGCCCGCTGGGTCGTGCCATGCACAAGAAGCTCAAGGTTTATGCCGGTGAAAACCACCCGCATACTGCTCAGCAGCCTCTAGAACTGAACATCTGA